CAAGGCCTACTTTATTCCCAAGGCTGCCGCCGGTGAACTGCTGGTCATAACCGGTGAGGCCTTGAACAACTTCAAGAAACCCCGTGCGGCCCTGCAGGTGAAGGGGATGGTCTTTGGTGCTGCCAATCAGGCTGTTGCCACCAAGACCGCCTATGCCGGCAATCTGCTGACGAAAGAACAGCTTGCCGAGATGCCGGCTGAAAAGATCGAGGCAGCCATGAACAACCAGTTCGGGGACTCTCTGGCTAATCTGGAGGTTCAGCCCGGCAAGACCATTCCGTTTACGATAGTAATTATCAATCCCCCCGTCGACGGCAAGGAGTTCGGAGTTGAGCCGGTGGGATCAACGGTGGCTGCGGCTGGCAAGTAATCGGGTGAATGTGTTTGAACGCAGCAAGAAAGGGCTGCCCGGTAATCCGGGCAGCCCTTTTGTTTGTACTGCACCTGCTGCACTGATTGATTCCGGAAACGAGGTCTTTTACGGCGTTTCCGTCAAGAAGGCTAAACGATCTCTACCAGTTTGATCTCAAAGGTCAGATCCTGTCCGGCCAGCGGATGGTTGGCATCCAGGGTGACGGTGGTCTCGGTTACTTCGGTGATCAGGACCGGCATGGATGAATCATCCTGCAAAACCACCTCAAGTTGCTGTCCTTCAATCGGTTCTATTTCGCCGCTCAGCTCTGACCGGTCGACCACTGCAACCATCTGCTCATGCCGGGGGCCATAGGCCTCGTCAGCCGGAATGGTCACCTTGATGCTCTCGCCTACGGAAAGTCCCAGCACCGCTTTTTCAAAACCGGGTATGACGTTGCCGCCGCCGATGGTGAATTCAAGCGGCTCGCAGCCGCAGTCGCTGCCGGTGCCGCAGCCGCCGGAACTGCTGCAGCTACAGCCGCAGCTGTCCTGTTCTACTGTCTCGGAAGAGTCGAAAATTGAGCCGTCCTGCAGGGTGCCGGTGTAGTGTACCCGGACGGTATCGCCCTGTTGTGCCTGTGCCATTGGAATGTCCTTTCATGCCATAAATAACCTGCCCTTCCAGGGAGCAGGAACTGAAGTTATGCGGGGGGGATCAGCTGTTCAATCTGTTGCGTGGTGGCTCCTGCAATCCGGAGCCGTTTGTGTCGCGAGCTGTCCCCGGAGATGAGGGTGACGGCAGATTTGGGAACCTTCAGCTGTTTTGCCAGAAATTCGCGGCAACACTCATTGGCAGCCCCATCCACCGGGGGGGAGGTCAGGCGCAGCTTCAGCTCACCTTCGTGAATGCCGCAAAACTGGTTGCGGGAGGCCCTGGGCTGGACAAAGACCCGCAGCAGCAGTGCATCTCCCTGTTGAGACCAGGGTAACGCGGGACTACTGTTCACCGCTGCCGATCATCCGGACATGGTTGTCCAGCAGTGCCTTGAACTCCATTTCAAACTGCAGCTTCTGGCGGCGGACATCCTGTATCCGTGCCTGCAGGTCGGCCACTTTGCGCTCAGCCTCATCCACCAGTCGTCTGGCCTGCAGCTGGGCCTCTGAGACGATCAGCGCTGCCTCTTTCTGGGCATTGGCCTTCATCTCATCGGTAATCCGCTGGGCCGCCAGCATGGTCTCACGCAGGTCCTTTTCGCGCTGGGCATGCTCACTCAGCTCACGGGTCTGGCGATTGGCCTGCTCTTTCAGCTCGGTATTTTCACGCAGCAGCCCTTCCATCTCAACCGCCACGGCCTGCAGAAAGCTGTCCACATCGTCAGGATCAAGGCCGCCCAGCATCTTGCCCTTAAACTGCTGCTGCCGTATATCGAGGGGGGTAATGGTCATGGGGTATTACCTCAGTTTCAGGATCATGCTGTAGTTGATCAGGTACTGGTACAGGGTGTTCAACACGACAATCTGCACCACATAGATCAGGGCAAAGGCCACCAGCGGCGAGAGATCCACCGGTCCCATGGCGGGCATCCTGCGGCGGATGCGGGAGAGCAGCGGTTCAGTCACCCGGTACAGAAAGCTCACAATCGGGTTATAGGGATCGGGGTTGACCCAGGTGATCAGGGCAGCTGCAATCAGGATATATTTGTAGACCGTCAGCAGCCCGTCAGCCAGCTCAACAATCTTGGCCAGTGCATACAGAATATTGCCGAAAAGGATCATGGTGTCAGTAACCTCCCAAACTTCATAGCCTTGCACTATGCAGCAATCGTTTGGGAAAGTCAAAAGCTCTCTTGGTTTACGGTGCTGTCGACACCCTTGTCAGGGTGGTGCAATTCTGTTAATGCTGTCTCACTATTTCATCCCTAAGGATATCCATCATATGCCCGCATCCCGTTTTCTTGATTGTGCCATTGAGGCAGCCCTGGCTGCCGGGCAGTTGCAGCGCTCACGTTTTGATGCCGCTTTTTCAATTGACCTGAAAGGGGCCAAGAATCTGGTGACCGAGCTGGATCTGGCCTCAGAGGCGTTGATTGTTGAGAAGATCCACGCCCGCTTTCCTGAACATGGCATCCTAGCTGAAGAAGGGGATTATCCGGCCGGTGATGGCCGGCATGTCTGGATAATCGACCCGCTGGACGGCACCACCAACTATGCCCACGGCTATCCCTGGTTTTGCGTCTCCATCGCCCTGGCTGTGGGGGGAGAACTGGTGGTAGGGGCGATCTACAACCCGATGACCGATGAGCTGTTCAGCGCAACCACCGGCGGGGGGGCCTTCCGCAACGGCCGCAGGCTGTCCGTATCGAATCGCCAGCCGCTGGCATCGGCCTTGCTGGGTACAGGTTTTCCCTATGATTGTGCCACTGACCCGGAAAACAACTTTGACCATTTCATCCGTTTCCAGAAGGCTGCCCGCGGTATCAGGCGGGCCGGTGCTGCCGCCCTTGACCTGGCCTATCTGGCCGCCGGACGCCTGGACGGCTTCTGGGAGGTCAAGCTGAAGCCGTGGGATGTGGCAGCCGGTACCCTGCTGGTCCGTGAGGCAGGCGGTCTGGTCAGCGCCTTTGACGGTAGCGACTATGAGGTGACCGATCACCGCATCCTGGCCAGTAACGGCCTGATCCATGACGAAATGATCGCCCTGCTGGCGGCGGAAGAGGAACAGCCATGAAACGTCCGATTATCGCACTGCTGCTTTCAGGCCTGATCCTGCCCGGCCTGGGCCAACTGTATCTGGGGCGCCGCAACAAGGGGATCGCCCTGATCATGGCAGTCAACCTGCTGCTGCTGGCCGCTCTGTTTTTTGTGATGAAGATCGCCAGCCCGGTGATCGGTGCGTACCTGACCGGTACCCCCTTGACCCCGGCCCTGATCTTGCAACAGCTACAGCCGTATAACTTCTGGGCCAAGCTGCTGCTGGCAGCAGTTTTTGGTTTGTGGGGCTTTGGGTTGGTGGACCTTTTCAGTGCCTTTAAAGAACAGGATGACGTCACCCGCAATTGACAAACACTGTTTGTCTGTGCGATAGTAATCAGACTTTAACGAAGGGACGTTCGCAGTTTGATGCGACGAACAGTATAATGATGCAATCATGTATTATTGGCAGCGGTGCCGGCCTGCCGGAACGGGTGGTCGGCAATGATTTTTTCTCCTACCTGGTTGATGATGCCGATGAGTGGATCTCCTCCCGTACCGGTATTCGTGAACGGCGTTTTGTCAGCCCTGATGAATCAACCTCTGATCTGGCCACACGAGCCGCCCGGGCTGCACTGACCGATGCCGCTATCAGTGCCGATGAGATTGACTGCATTGTGGTCGGCACCTCCACGCCGGACATGATCCTGCCTGCCACCGCCTGCATGGTGCAAAAAGAGATCGGCGCTAAAAACGCCTTTGCCTTTGACATTAACTCGGTCTGCGGCAGCTTTGTCTTTGCCCTTGATACGGCAGACAGTTTCATCCGGGCCGGCAAGGCCCGTACGGCCCTGGTGATCGGGGCCGACACCTATTCCAAGATCCTCAACTTTGACGATAAGACCACGGCCCCGCTGTTTGGCGATGGTGCTGCAGCCGTGATCATCCGCGGCGAGGAAGGCTCGGAAAAGGGGATTATTACCTCATTCATCCGTACCGACGGCAACGGCTGGCCCCTGATTCAGGTGCCGTCTTCCGGTTCTCGCAAGCCGGTTACCGCAGAAACCATCGCCGCCAAAGAGAACACCTTCTACATGGCGGGCAAGCCGGTCTATGTCTTCGCCACCAGCGCCATTCCTGAACTGATCCAGACCATCTGCAGCAAGGCCGGTATCCAGCCTGCCGATCTTGACTGGCTGATTCCCCACCAGGCCAACCTGCGGATTATTGATGCCGTTGCCAAAAAACATGACATCCCCAAGGAAAAGTTTCTGGTCAACCTGCAAAAATACGGCAACACCTCGGCTGCCTCGGTCGGTCTGGCCCTGAATGAATTCCGGCAGGACGGCACCATCAAGCCGGGCCAGCTGGTACTGGTGATGGGCTTTGGCGGTGGTCTTTCCTGGGGCGGGCTCTTGATTAGATTTTAATCCTTCCACAGGATCACTTACGTTTGAGATACAAGGGACCGGTA
Above is a window of Trichlorobacter lovleyi SZ DNA encoding:
- a CDS encoding beta-ketoacyl-ACP synthase III; this translates as MMQSCIIGSGAGLPERVVGNDFFSYLVDDADEWISSRTGIRERRFVSPDESTSDLATRAARAALTDAAISADEIDCIVVGTSTPDMILPATACMVQKEIGAKNAFAFDINSVCGSFVFALDTADSFIRAGKARTALVIGADTYSKILNFDDKTTAPLFGDGAAAVIIRGEEGSEKGIITSFIRTDGNGWPLIQVPSSGSRKPVTAETIAAKENTFYMAGKPVYVFATSAIPELIQTICSKAGIQPADLDWLIPHQANLRIIDAVAKKHDIPKEKFLVNLQKYGNTSAASVGLALNEFRQDGTIKPGQLVLVMGFGGGLSWGGLLIRF
- a CDS encoding DivIVA domain-containing protein, whose product is MTITPLDIRQQQFKGKMLGGLDPDDVDSFLQAVAVEMEGLLRENTELKEQANRQTRELSEHAQREKDLRETMLAAQRITDEMKANAQKEAALIVSEAQLQARRLVDEAERKVADLQARIQDVRRQKLQFEMEFKALLDNHVRMIGSGEQ
- a CDS encoding DUF167 domain-containing protein; the protein is MNSSPALPWSQQGDALLLRVFVQPRASRNQFCGIHEGELKLRLTSPPVDGAANECCREFLAKQLKVPKSAVTLISGDSSRHKRLRIAGATTQQIEQLIPPA
- a CDS encoding YggT family protein; its protein translation is MILFGNILYALAKIVELADGLLTVYKYILIAAALITWVNPDPYNPIVSFLYRVTEPLLSRIRRRMPAMGPVDLSPLVAFALIYVVQIVVLNTLYQYLINYSMILKLR
- a CDS encoding inositol monophosphatase family protein; the protein is MPASRFLDCAIEAALAAGQLQRSRFDAAFSIDLKGAKNLVTELDLASEALIVEKIHARFPEHGILAEEGDYPAGDGRHVWIIDPLDGTTNYAHGYPWFCVSIALAVGGELVVGAIYNPMTDELFSATTGGGAFRNGRRLSVSNRQPLASALLGTGFPYDCATDPENNFDHFIRFQKAARGIRRAGAAALDLAYLAAGRLDGFWEVKLKPWDVAAGTLLVREAGGLVSAFDGSDYEVTDHRILASNGLIHDEMIALLAAEEEQP
- a CDS encoding FKBP-type peptidyl-prolyl cis-trans isomerase, which gives rise to MAQAQQGDTVRVHYTGTLQDGSIFDSSETVEQDSCGCSCSSSGGCGTGSDCGCEPLEFTIGGGNVIPGFEKAVLGLSVGESIKVTIPADEAYGPRHEQMVAVVDRSELSGEIEPIEGQQLEVVLQDDSSMPVLITEVTETTVTLDANHPLAGQDLTFEIKLVEIV